A genomic window from Solanum dulcamara chromosome 11, daSolDulc1.2, whole genome shotgun sequence includes:
- the LOC129874853 gene encoding MYB-like transcription factor EOBI — protein sequence MDKRTCNAQDVEVRKGPWTMEEDLILINYIANHGEGVWNSLARSAGLKRTGKSCRLRWLNYLRPDVRRGNITPEEQLLIMELHAKWGNRWSKIAKHLPGRTDNEIKNFWRTRIQKHIKRAENMNRLSSNISEHNNIQQASTSQTSTGLADTIQTYSENNNNNSYYNNNNNDNNNNNNNNNNNNNSNSIIGTTFHHQGNFPNENIWSMEDLWSMQLLNDATN from the exons atggatAAAAGAACATGCAATGCCCAAGATGTTGAAGTTAGGAAAGGTCCTTGGACTATGGAAGAAGATTTAATTCTTATCAATTACATTGCTAATCATGGTGAAGGTGTTTGGAATTCCCTTGCTCGATCTGCTg GTTTGAAGCGTACCGGAAAAAGTTGTAGACTCCGGTGGCTTAATTATCTCCGGCCGGATGTCCGGAGGGGAAATATTACACCTGAAGAACAACTGTTGATCATGGAACTACATGCCAAGTGGGGAAACAG ATGGTCGAAAATTGCGAAGCATTTGCCAGGAAGAACAGATAATGAGATAAAGAACTTCTGGAGGACAAGAATTCAGAAGCACATTAAGCGAGCAGAAAACATGAACAGATTATCATCAAATATTTCAGAGCACAATAATATTCAACAAGCAAGCACAAGCCAAACATCTACTGGTCTTGCAGATACAATTCAAACCTActctgaaaataataataataatagttattataataataataataatgataataataataataataataataataataacaacaataatagtaatagtattATTGGCactacttttcatcatcaaGGCAATTTTCcaaatgaaaatatttggaGCATGGAGGACCTTTGGTCCATGCAATTGCTTAATGATGCAAccaactaa